The Candidatus Omnitrophota bacterium genomic sequence ATAATTCTTTTTCCCATGCCAATGGCGGCGCCTAATTCGAAGAATATATTTTGGTTTTTACGATTGAGGCTCTTTTCATTTAGTAGAAAAACGAAAATATCGCTGTCGCGCATTCCTTTTTCCATCGCTTCCAGAAAGGAATCTCCTGGCCGTACTTCATTGTCTATGAACCATGTTTTTACGCCATTTTCTTCCAATGAGCGTACGAATTGCTGAAGCCATTGAAGATCGGAGCCGGAATAGGAATAGGAAATAAAAACTTGCGGTTTTGTCATTGTATTAGACGTTTTCATGATTCTTCTTCTTTTTTATTCGATTTGCCAGTTGATGCAAATATTTATCGATATCGTTCAAATCAAGCAAATTGCATTTTTTCAAAAAAACGGGTACTTTTGGTTTGGATTGCAATTCCCCGGCGCTGATTCCATGCAATAGAGCGATGATGGGCTTCCGTCTAAACCATATCGCTCCGACTTCCGCCCAGACATAGGGTCTTTCTAATGCCCAAGGCGTTAAAAGTACAACTAATTCATGGGTTTTCTCCAAAAAAGCCAATATATCTTCTTCAAAATCAACTCCGATATCGATATCGGTTTCATCTAAAAACGGTTCCGCTCCGCATAGGGCAATTTCACGCGCAATCTGCTTCGCGACCCAAGTATCGGTTGCGCTATGGCTTATGAAGACATAGTGTTTTGTTTTTTCTCTTCTTTTCATGCTGTAGATGCGTCTTTACGGATCAATCCTTTCCGCTCCTATAATATTATTATAATACAAGAGCGCATCGTTAAAGTAAAAAAGAAGGAAAAATTTTGCTTCTCATTATACCGTATCCTATATCATTGCTGAAAGGTCGCATCTCTCATCGCGCCATTTTCCTAGTTCGTTTGCATTATTAAATCCCCGTTTGTATTGACAGCAAGAGTCTTTCCAAGGAAAGATAGTTCGAACGGTTTTTCCACTTTGATCCGGCAAAGTCCGTTCGCAATACGATATGGATAGGAGACAATC encodes the following:
- a CDS encoding toll/interleukin-1 receptor domain-containing protein; the encoded protein is MKRREKTKHYVFISHSATDTWVAKQIAREIALCGAEPFLDETDIDIGVDFEEDILAFLEKTHELVVLLTPWALERPYVWAEVGAIWFRRKPIIALLHGISAGELQSKPKVPVFLKKCNLLDLNDIDKYLHQLANRIKKKKNHENV
- a CDS encoding toll/interleukin-1 receptor domain-containing protein, encoding MKTSNTMTKPQVFISYSYSGSDLQWLQQFVRSLEENGVKTWFIDNEVRPGDSFLEAMEKGMRDSDIFVFLLNEKSLNRKNQNIFFELGAAIGMGKRIIGIVTDDMDISLLPQPFRIRKCLTQKSPEETAMEVAAATIDEVQE